gATGTAAATGTCTTGAGTTTGTACAGCTCTTTGTAGACAGTAATTCTTATAGATTTacatcctttttttaatttcttaaatatgaaaGTCGAAAAGAGgtattctaatttttgttttaaaccagATCAACATCTTGCAGAACCTGCAAGAGGTACATAAACTTACGAGCAGAagtatgtgaatatgtgtttgaACAGGAGAAGAGGCGAGCAGAGAGAGCCGACCAGCAGCGagtgagagcagagagagagaaagagcgtcAGGCCAGACTCGCCGTGAGTTCCTGTCACATTCTGACTGTCAACGCCTGCCATCTTCTGCTACACCAGCTGCCTACTGGAACACCTTTCCACCAATGACACCAAACTAGTCCTGAATTTACACCTTTAAATCACCTTTGTTGAGGATGTTAACAAAATTATCCTTGTATAGTCAAACGAATGCATTTTACATGCTACTGGATAATTTCTACAAACCTTTCAATCTAAATTTAACTTATTCTGCGCTCAGCCATTGAAGTGAAACGATGAACTAGAGGCTTATAACAGAGATGAAACCTACGATCTGAATTGttgacaggaagagagagagaggaaggagcAGGAAGAGCAGAGAAAGAAGCAGGATGAAGATGCCAAGAAGAAGAAAGCTCTTACTAATATGACCCATCAGTATGGTGGCATACAGCAAAGGGTCAGTGACTGTAAACGTCTAAATATTTGAGGTCACATGATAATGTTATGCAGtttctttcattaatattataattattgctGAACTAAAGGGTGAAGGACGCAAAGGTGCAAAGAAACAGACCGaaagggagaaaaagaagaagatcCTGGCTGATCGGCGAAAACCACTGAGCATTGATCATCTGAGTGACGACAAACTCAAGTACAAAAGCTTTTATATATTGGCACATATTATTTAGATGCATATTATTGGCGCTGGTTAATAGTTGACCTTTACCACCAATCAGTGACCTAGTGACTATTAGAGTAAAAACTACAAGTTAAATAAACACTTAAGATCATTTCTAAAAATTTGGGTCATTCACACTTCAAAAACGCTAACTAATAGAAAATAACATTGTCTTGAAACGCGTTTTACGAAATAGTTACTATTACAATAGAACCTACACAACTTAGTAGGATATcatcaaatgaaaaaacaaacaaacataaaacacttgTTGTAATAGTGGCCATTCGCACTGATTGCCTCCTTGCGTTCAAAAACGAGAAGAACGGGAAAAGAACGTCTCTAAACGCGCTTTTCGAACTTTAACTGCAACTAGGCGATGatgaaaaagaatttaaaaacaacCAAGTGGAAAGCCAGAACGCGTTCTGTGTGAACCTTACCATTTGTGTCTCTGGTTGCAGGGATAAAGCCAATGAATTGTGGCAGTGGTTGATGCAGCTGGAAGCAGAAAAGTACGATCTAAACGAGAAACTGAAACGCCAGAAGTACGATGTAAGTGATAACTTCATTTACTTACTTTCAAGTTGCTTTTGAGACGTTACGGAGCTCTGCCAGACCCAATTTTTGAGTCATTGACAGTTTAACAAAATCCAGTTCACGATGAACAGCTGGAGTTTGGTCTGAGGTAATTAGGTTGCGTTCGTTATCACTGTATCCTGTTAGCACTTAGCTGTCACATTTCCGTCTCTCACAGATAAATCAGCTCCTTGCCCGCGTCCAGGATCACCAGAGGTATAAATCACAAGCTTGAAATCTCACTAACCACTTAGTGTTGAACCATGTTCAGATGTAAGGCCAAAACCTAATTTTAACCTCTTGCTTTTCTCTCTTAGTGCCAAGGGACGCGGCAAAGGCAAGATGGGAGGAAGGCTGAGATAGATGTTGACAGCACATATGAGAGGAATTTCTGTCCTTCTGCATTAGTTTTGTTTGAAGATATTTAAAAG
The DNA window shown above is from Cyprinus carpio isolate SPL01 chromosome B25, ASM1834038v1, whole genome shotgun sequence and carries:
- the LOC109087343 gene encoding troponin T, cardiac muscle isoforms-like — translated: MSDTEDVMDEGVQVPLFICTERIIILPDKTFFKGSIFYLKYLSNIQAPKIPEGEKVDFDDIQKKRQEKDLTELQSLIEAHFLQRQKDEEELIALVNRIEKRRAERADQQRVRAEREKERQARLAEERERKEQEEQRKKQDEDAKKKKALTNMTHQYGGIQQRGEGRKGAKKQTEREKKKKILADRRKPLSIDHLSDDKLKDKANELWQWLMQLEAEKYDLNEKLKRQKYDINQLLARVQDHQSAKGRGKGKMGGRLR